A part of Paraburkholderia largidicola genomic DNA contains:
- the oxlT gene encoding oxalate/formate MFS antiporter, giving the protein MNSISQQAPVAFWRNRWWQLAFGILCMALVANLQYAWTLFVTPMSTKHHWGQAEVQLAFSIFILTETWLVPVEGWLVDRFGPRPVVAGGAICAGLAWVMNSYATTLPELYAASVIAGIGAGGVYGTCVGNALKWFPDKRGLAAGLTAAGFGAGAAVTVIPIANMITRTGYEHTFLFFGILQGVCIFVLALLLRKPDGAKAPPAKRKFAVTKQDYTPGQMIKSPVFWVIYASFVAVAAGGLMATAQLGPIAKDWGLAKLPMTLFGATLPLLTMTLSIDNVCNGFTRPLCGFISDKFGRENTMFAIFIGEGLALLGLMEYGQNPYAFMTFAALIFLFWGEIFSIFPAICADTFGSKYAAANAGTLYTAKGTASLIVPIASVLAATGGWNLVFIVSAVITIAAGVSAKFVLAPMRARWIATSNEASHELEPELAASGPGLRHWPEQTGE; this is encoded by the coding sequence ATGAACAGCATTTCTCAGCAAGCTCCCGTTGCGTTCTGGCGCAACCGGTGGTGGCAACTAGCATTTGGCATCCTGTGTATGGCGCTCGTCGCCAACCTTCAGTACGCGTGGACGCTGTTCGTCACACCGATGAGCACAAAGCATCATTGGGGGCAGGCCGAAGTTCAGCTCGCGTTCTCGATTTTCATTTTGACCGAGACCTGGCTGGTGCCGGTGGAAGGGTGGCTCGTCGACCGTTTCGGTCCGCGTCCCGTCGTCGCGGGTGGCGCGATCTGCGCGGGCCTTGCGTGGGTGATGAATTCCTATGCGACGACGCTGCCTGAGCTGTACGCCGCGTCCGTGATCGCCGGTATCGGCGCGGGCGGCGTGTACGGCACGTGCGTCGGCAATGCATTGAAGTGGTTCCCGGACAAGCGCGGTCTCGCCGCGGGTCTGACGGCAGCGGGCTTCGGCGCAGGCGCGGCCGTCACGGTGATTCCGATTGCGAACATGATCACGCGCACGGGTTACGAGCACACGTTCCTGTTCTTCGGCATCCTGCAGGGCGTCTGCATTTTCGTGCTCGCGCTGTTGCTGAGAAAACCCGACGGCGCAAAGGCACCGCCCGCCAAGCGCAAGTTCGCTGTCACGAAGCAGGACTACACGCCAGGTCAGATGATCAAGTCGCCTGTGTTCTGGGTGATCTATGCATCGTTCGTGGCAGTGGCCGCAGGTGGCCTGATGGCGACGGCGCAGCTCGGTCCGATCGCGAAAGACTGGGGCCTCGCAAAACTGCCGATGACGCTGTTCGGCGCGACGCTCCCGCTGCTGACGATGACGCTCTCCATCGACAACGTCTGCAACGGCTTCACGCGTCCGCTGTGCGGCTTCATCTCCGACAAGTTCGGCCGCGAGAACACGATGTTCGCGATCTTTATCGGCGAAGGTCTCGCGCTGCTCGGGCTGATGGAGTATGGCCAGAACCCGTATGCGTTCATGACGTTCGCGGCGCTGATCTTCCTGTTCTGGGGCGAAATCTTCTCGATCTTCCCGGCCATCTGCGCGGATACGTTCGGCAGCAAGTACGCAGCGGCGAATGCGGGCACGCTGTACACGGCGAAGGGCACGGCATCGCTGATCGTGCCGATCGCGTCCGTGCTCGCGGCGACGGGCGGCTGGAACCTGGTGTTCATCGTATCGGCCGTCATCACGATTGCGGCGGGCGTGTCGGCGAAGTTCGTGCTGGCACCGATGCGCGCACGCTGGATTGCCACATCGAACGAGGCATCGCACGAACTCGAGCCGGAACTGGCGGCAAGCGGACCGGGCCTGCGTCACTGGCCGGAACAGACGGGCGAATAA
- a CDS encoding LysR family transcriptional regulator: MNVSLQQLKVFVAVARQRSFTRAAREFDLTQSAVSRCVRELEEAIALRLFDRTTRQVELTTAGSRLERRIGRLIEEIELTLREERAAHEEHTGLVVVACDPVTSSGWLPERLARSAATFPDLIVTAKEQPQHAVLAAIEQGEVDFGVLCDAHVAGADAFHTQPLVSTPLCAVLPQAHPLASGAALHWEALRSTRTVTQLVTLNAEAGTRNVTERALNMHRIDAARANECGHLAAALRMIELGLGIGVLPVDTHSAALPASLVAVPLVPEVSVTTMLVRRRNRSLRPNAEAVWALFAGKELPDRAGASATPGTASANPTIKGATLEPMPCVPDEEALMRAS; the protein is encoded by the coding sequence ATGAACGTATCGTTGCAGCAATTGAAGGTGTTCGTCGCCGTCGCGCGTCAGCGGAGCTTCACCCGTGCGGCGCGCGAGTTCGATCTGACGCAGTCGGCCGTGAGCCGGTGCGTGCGCGAACTCGAAGAGGCGATTGCGTTGCGTCTCTTCGACCGCACGACGCGTCAGGTCGAACTGACGACAGCGGGCTCGCGGCTCGAACGGCGCATCGGGCGCCTGATCGAAGAAATCGAGCTGACCCTGCGCGAAGAGCGCGCCGCGCACGAAGAGCACACCGGCCTCGTAGTGGTGGCGTGCGATCCCGTGACCTCGTCGGGCTGGTTGCCCGAGCGGCTCGCGCGCAGCGCCGCGACGTTCCCCGACCTGATCGTCACCGCGAAAGAACAGCCTCAACATGCCGTGCTCGCCGCCATCGAGCAGGGCGAAGTCGACTTCGGCGTACTGTGCGACGCGCATGTCGCGGGCGCCGATGCCTTTCACACGCAACCGCTCGTCTCGACGCCGCTGTGCGCGGTGCTGCCGCAGGCGCATCCGCTCGCCTCGGGAGCCGCGCTGCACTGGGAAGCGCTGCGCAGTACCCGGACCGTCACGCAACTCGTCACGCTGAATGCGGAAGCGGGCACGCGCAATGTGACCGAGCGGGCATTGAACATGCATCGTATCGACGCGGCACGCGCCAACGAATGCGGGCATCTCGCCGCGGCGTTGCGCATGATCGAACTCGGTCTCGGCATTGGCGTGCTGCCTGTCGACACGCATTCCGCCGCGCTGCCGGCTTCGCTCGTCGCGGTTCCGCTCGTGCCTGAAGTGTCCGTGACGACGATGCTGGTGCGCCGCCGCAACCGCTCGTTGCGACCGAATGCCGAAGCCGTCTGGGCGCTGTTTGCCGGCAAGGAATTGCCCGACCGTGCTGGTGCGTCCGCGACGCCTGGCACGGCATCTGCCAATCCAACCATAAAAGGAGCCACACTCGAACCGATGCCGTGCGTACCCGATGAAGAGGCGTTAATGCGAGCCTCATAA
- a CDS encoding aldehyde dehydrogenase family protein — MDTETDLRRYDLLIDGKRLPPGTGEYTVNINPATEEPIALVAQGSAQDVDTAVKAARAALKVWNGMRAAERGRILMRFSELLRERQDEIVALESLDAGKPLAAVKRQDVPAAIDTLAYYAGWCDKINGQVVPVRPDALTYTVREPVGVVGAIVPWNFPLMIGMWKIAPALACGCTLVVKPAEITPMSALRIGELALEAGVPPGVLNIVTGKGRVVGDAIVAHPGIDKVTFTGSPSVGRGILQGAASNFKRVTLELGGKSANVIFADANIDNAVRAAASGIFFNTGQVCSAGSRILAHRDVYDEVVERLAARAKALKVGDPSERETTMGPLVSAAQMKTVLDYVDIGRNEGASLVTGGARIGQKGFFVEPTVFANVEHEMRISQEEIFGPVASVVRFNDEEDAVRIANGTAYSLAAGVWSADIGRVHRVAHALRAGTVWVNTYGYTDVRLPWGGSGDSGFGREHGDVAIENFTEPKSIWLALEH, encoded by the coding sequence ATGGACACTGAAACCGACCTCAGACGCTACGATCTTCTCATCGACGGAAAGCGGCTGCCGCCCGGCACCGGCGAATACACCGTCAACATCAACCCCGCGACGGAAGAGCCGATAGCGCTCGTCGCGCAAGGCAGCGCGCAGGATGTCGATACGGCCGTCAAGGCCGCGCGCGCCGCGCTCAAAGTGTGGAATGGCATGCGCGCCGCCGAGCGCGGTCGCATCCTGATGCGCTTTTCCGAACTGCTGCGTGAACGCCAGGACGAAATCGTCGCGCTGGAAAGCCTCGACGCGGGCAAGCCGCTAGCCGCCGTCAAGCGCCAGGACGTGCCCGCCGCCATCGATACGCTCGCTTACTACGCCGGCTGGTGCGACAAGATCAACGGCCAGGTCGTGCCGGTGCGCCCGGATGCGCTGACCTACACGGTGCGCGAGCCCGTCGGCGTGGTCGGCGCGATCGTGCCGTGGAATTTCCCGCTGATGATCGGCATGTGGAAGATCGCGCCCGCGCTCGCATGCGGCTGCACGCTGGTCGTGAAGCCCGCGGAGATCACGCCGATGTCCGCGCTGCGCATCGGCGAACTCGCGCTGGAGGCGGGCGTGCCGCCCGGCGTGCTGAATATCGTGACGGGCAAGGGGCGCGTGGTGGGCGATGCGATCGTTGCGCATCCGGGTATCGACAAGGTGACGTTTACCGGGTCGCCGTCGGTCGGGCGCGGCATTTTGCAAGGCGCGGCGAGTAACTTCAAGCGCGTGACGCTGGAACTCGGCGGCAAATCGGCGAACGTGATTTTCGCCGATGCGAATATCGACAACGCGGTCCGCGCGGCTGCCTCGGGCATTTTCTTCAATACGGGCCAGGTGTGTTCGGCGGGCTCGCGCATTCTGGCGCATCGGGATGTCTACGACGAAGTGGTCGAACGGCTTGCGGCGCGCGCGAAAGCACTCAAGGTCGGCGATCCGTCCGAGCGGGAAACGACCATGGGGCCGCTCGTGTCGGCCGCGCAGATGAAGACGGTGCTCGATTACGTGGACATCGGTCGCAACGAAGGTGCGTCACTTGTGACGGGCGGCGCGCGTATTGGGCAAAAGGGCTTCTTCGTCGAGCCGACGGTGTTCGCGAACGTCGAGCACGAAATGCGCATTTCGCAGGAGGAAATCTTCGGGCCGGTGGCGAGCGTCGTGCGCTTCAACGACGAAGAGGACGCTGTGCGGATCGCGAACGGCACCGCGTACAGCCTCGCGGCGGGCGTGTGGAGCGCGGATATCGGCCGCGTGCATCGCGTCGCGCATGCGCTGAGGGCGGGCACGGTGTGGGTCAACACCTACGGCTATACCGACGTGCGCCTGCCGTGGGGCGGCTCGGGCGATTCGGGCTTCGGCCGTGAACACGGCGATGTCGCAATCGAAAACTTCACGGAGCCGAAGTCGATCTGGCTCGCGCTCGAACATTGA
- a CDS encoding LysE family translocator: protein MSLTAWLFFLPACFAINMAPGPNNLLSINVAARHGFMTAFVAGSGRLVAFAAMLVLAATGLAVVLHASELFFLAIKLVGAAYLIWLAIQLWRSDAGPMDALKQDDASLWRIARQECFVAAGNPKAILVFTAFLPQFVDISKPMLPQFAVLGASFLVLEWFAIALYSWAGMHLGKWLTRATVRRWFNRCCGAFLGAIGVSFLLVRRSS, encoded by the coding sequence ATGTCTCTCACCGCCTGGCTGTTTTTCCTTCCCGCGTGCTTCGCTATCAACATGGCGCCCGGGCCCAACAATCTGCTGTCGATCAACGTCGCCGCACGGCACGGCTTCATGACGGCGTTCGTCGCCGGAAGCGGACGGCTGGTCGCCTTTGCCGCGATGCTGGTGCTCGCTGCAACGGGCCTTGCCGTCGTGCTGCACGCATCCGAATTGTTCTTTCTCGCGATCAAGCTGGTGGGCGCCGCCTATCTGATCTGGCTCGCCATCCAGTTGTGGCGCAGCGACGCCGGGCCGATGGATGCGCTGAAGCAGGACGACGCATCGCTGTGGCGCATCGCGCGTCAGGAATGCTTTGTCGCGGCGGGCAATCCGAAGGCGATTCTCGTGTTCACCGCGTTCCTGCCGCAATTCGTCGATATTTCGAAGCCGATGCTGCCGCAGTTCGCCGTGCTCGGCGCGAGTTTCCTCGTGCTCGAATGGTTCGCGATCGCGCTGTATTCGTGGGCGGGCATGCATCTCGGCAAATGGCTGACGCGCGCCACCGTGCGCCGCTGGTTCAACCGCTGCTGCGGCGCGTTTCTCGGCGCGATCGGCGTGAGCTTTCTGCTGGTGCGGCGCTCGAGCTGA